A single Acropora palmata chromosome 5, jaAcrPala1.3, whole genome shotgun sequence DNA region contains:
- the LOC141881461 gene encoding uncharacterized protein LOC141881461, which produces MVDCTAIKELLIPKTLNKLTYVMVLVWIVVGVTLCAAFSEMAISESRYDIQCVAGNNPNIAFIRGKCSDQYRMQNHKLGFPPYLFVIANVLLILIVPVFYSQIVKSTVDELERNPQDAQLQPRNRRRTLFIAYLCQLIISIVLEITFIVLLETHVFYPKNFPSDFSCSIKTPSFNLTESTDIFNCSNQGAGYKNVWMKVVTAANGIFAIFAFLEILWILSRGRHGKEFMENRRFHADHLKSNSDEPQPGAQPEPMPLLINIEADTQQPDNTEMSQPSEHPEHAQAQTVLQSAIQTLRENYLRETEQPTDLKQPFGRPNPGEGACVDLKMDEIYVNVAIHEDRAHHDFAKDRQKQLKQYPPNAKDCKFAKAEDILDKDHKNVLVVGRPGIGKTSLTTKMGRLWASGEAFDEDENYKVVFLVKFRRFNDGAKVSLRELLAGAETVQLLDDSVWEFVQNESTKVLLIFDGLDEYSRKEEMNTQEDYKNDVEEKMPISVLYKKLAEGKLLRGATILATTRPTAVKYLKHVNFQRTVEILGFTSENVEDYIKKFTQGNPKTKEKMWEHIKSNINLFSFCYVPINCFLICHCLLQIILSESSQALPTKMTEIYKIAVKILFFNHNREAFSPEKLEEMKSTHIYEPFEKFPEELQKILNSLGEIAFKGIEEGRLLFESSEVSGLEDCGLLHKLPDLKPKAFGDPPKSQFCFTHLTVQEFFTAKHLVDTMTDEGIERFVCKHINDGTWQVVVQFVAGLLKSSFSSHIFIKLLPESTEKRKDRESSEPKTLTSWPATKDEDRAVQVCKCLYEINDEKQQPVLQSKIEEINFNAVELSNCSLAPIDVAAVLHFLENAEDVLHINLSANRLEDFGANEVKNFIVKRDCKLESLDLIDNNLTDNAAKDFAAALQHSNCKLESLDLWGNNFTDNAAKDFAAALKHSNCKLKSLTLWGNNFTDNAAKDFAAALQHSNCKLESLHLSGNNLTDNAAKDFAAALKHSNCKLKSLTLWGEHFTDNAAKDFAAALQHSNCKLESLDLWGNNFTDNAAKDFAAALKHSNCKLKSLDLRRNNFTEEGCKYLTDAGKQSNCKVLV; this is translated from the coding sequence ATGGTAGACTGCACGGCAATCAAGGAACTGCTAATTCCCAAAACTTTGAACAAGTTGACATATGTAATGGTTCTCGTTTGGATTGTAGTCGGTGTCACACTGTGTGCAGCATTCTCAGAGATGGCAATCAGTGAATCCAGGTACGATATTCAATGTGTGGCAGGGAACAATCCGAACATCGCTTTCATTCGTGGAAAATGCTCTGATCAATACCGGATGCAAAATCACAAGCTCGGTTTTCCCCCTTACCTCTTTGTCATAGCAAATGTGCTCCTTATTCTAATTGTGCCCGTCTTCTACTCTCAAATTGTCAAGTCAACAGTCGATGAACTCGAACGCAACCCTCAAGATGCCCAACTACAACCCAGGAATCGAAGACGAACTCTTTTCATCGCATACCTTTGTCAACTCATTATTAGCATTGTTTTGGAGATAACTTTCATCGTCTTGTTAGAAACGCATGTATTTTATCCCAAGAACTTTCCGTCAGACTTTTCTTGTTCTATCAAAACTCCTTCGTTCAACCTGACGGAGTCTACCGATATATTTAACTGTTCCAATCAAGGAGCGGGTTATAAAAATGTCTGGATGAAAGTTGTGACAGCGGCGAATGGAATTTTCgcaatttttgctttcctgGAGATTCTTTGGATTTTGTCGCGAGGTAGACATGGAAAAGAATTCATGGAAAACAGGCGGTTTCATGCTGATCATTTAAAATCTAACTCAGACGAACCGCAGCCCGGAGCACAACCAGAACCGATGCCATTGCTCATCAATATCGAAGCTGACACGCAACAACCGGACAACACAGAAATGTCACAGCCTTCCGAACACCCAGAGCACGCTCAAGCGCAAACGGTTTTACAAAGTGCCATACAGACACTGAGAGAGAATTACTTGCGGGAGACCGAGCAACCCACCGATCTAAAACAACCTTTTGGACGACCAAATCCCGGCGAAGGCGCCTGTGTTGATCTCAAAATGGACGAGATCTATGTCAATGTAGCAATCCATGAAGACAGAGCTCACCATGACTTTGCGAAAGATAGGCAGAAACAGCTCAAACAATACCCACCAAATGCAAAGGACTGCAAATTCGCAAAGGCAGAGGATATTCTTGACAAAGATCACAAGAATGTTCTCGTTGTTGGCCGTCCAGGGATAGGAAAGACCTCGTTAACGACCAAGATGGGTCGACTTTGGGCATCTGGTGAAGCCTTTGATGAAGATGAAAATTACAAGGTTGTCTTCCTCGTGAAGTTTAGGCGTTTCAATGACGGCGCAAAGGTGAGCCTTCGCGAACTGTTGGCTGGCGCAGAAACAGTTCAACTTTTGGATGATTCTGTTTGGGAATTTGTCCAAAACGAATCTACAAAAGTTCTTTTAATCTTTGATGGACTGGATgaatattcaagaaaagagGAAATGAACACTCAAGAAGATTACAAGAACGACGTGGAAGAAAAGATGCCCATTTCCGTTTTGTATAAGAAACTGGCAGAGGGAAAACTGCTACGTGGTGCGACCATACTCGCGACAACAAGACCAACTGCTGTGAAAtatcttaaacatgtcaactTTCAAAGAACAGTCGAAATTCTCGGATTTACGTCCGAGAATGTCGAAGACTATATTAAGAAATTTACTCAAGGAAACCCCAAAACTAAGGAGAAAATGTGGGAACACATCAAGTCCAACATTAacctgttttcattttgctacGTCCCGATTAActgttttctcatttgccACTGCTTGCTTCAAATCATCCTTTCTGAGTCTTCCCAAGCACTGCCAACAAAGATGACGGagatttataaaattgcagtaAAGATCTTATTTTTCAATCACAACAGAGAAGCTTTCTCTCCAGAAAAACTCGAAGAGATGAAGTCAACGCACATCTATGAACCATTTGAAAAGTTCCCTGAAGAACTTCAAAAAATCTTGAACAGTCTTGGAGAAATCGCTTTTAAAGGGATTGAAGAAGGAAGACTGCTCTTTGAATCAAGCGAAGTCAGTGGGTTGGAAGATTGCGGACTGCTTCACAAATTGCCAGACCTAAAACCCAAAGCATTCGGTGACCCGCCAAAGTCCCAATTCTGTTTCACTCACCTGACGGTGCAGGAATTCTTTACCGCAAAGCATCTGGTGGACACCATGACAGATGAGGGAATTGAAAGATTTGTTTGCAAGCATATCAATGATGGAACTTGGCAAGTGGTAGTGCAATTCGTAGCCGGATTGCTGAAGAGCTCATTTAGCAGCCACATTTTTATCAAACTGTTGCCGGAGTCGACTGAGAAGAGAAAAGACCGTGAGTCTTCAGAACCAAAAACACTGACCTCTTGGCCAGCGACAAAAGACGAAGATCGAGCTGTGCAAGTATGTAAGTGTCTCTACGAGATTAACGACGAAAAGCAACAGCCAGTATTACAAAGCAAAATAGAGGAAATTAATTTCAACGCAGTTGAATTAAGTAATTGTTCACTCGCACCGATTGATGTTGCTGCTGTTTTACATTTCTTAGAAAATGCTGAAGACGTTTTGCACATTAATTTGTCCGCAAATCGTTTGGAAGACTTCGGTGCCAACGAAGTGAAAAACTTTATTGTTAAAAGGgattgtaaactagaatcgtTAGACCTCATTGACAACAACTTGaccgacaacgcagcgaaggatttcgctgcagcacttcagcacagtaattgtaaactagaatcgtTAGACCTCTGGGGTAACAACTTCACCGACAACGccgcgaaggatttcgctgcagcacttaagcacagtaattgtaaactaaaaTCGTTAACCCTCTGGGGTAACAACTTCACCGACAACGccgcgaaggatttcgctgcagcacttcagcacagtaattgtaaactagaatcgtTACACCTCAGTGGTAACAACTTGactgacaacgcagcgaaggatttcgctgcagcacttaagcacagtaattgtaaactaaaaTCGTTAACCCTCTGGGGTGAACACTTCaccgacaacgcagcgaaggatttcgctgcagcacttcagcacagtaattgtaaactagaatcgtTAGACCTCTGGGGTAACAACTTCACCGACAACGccgcgaaggatttcgctgcagcacttaagcacagtaattgtaaactaaaaTCGTTGGACCTCAGACGTAACAACTTCACAGAGGAGGGATGCAAGTATTTAACCGACGCAGGAAAGCAAAGTAATTGCAAAGTTCTTGTATGA